The window CGATCGTCGAATCGCATGGAACGATCACCACAGGCCGGTGATATAAACCCGATCGATCGTGGACGAACGATCGTCACCTTCGAGCGGACCGTCGGCGATCGGGAGCACGACGGATCGACATCGAGCGCGATCGCGAGCCGCCGAAAGAACGAACCACACCGCCGACCATCGGGCGGTATGGCAGCCGACCAGCCACTCGCCGGCCACGCGGCGATCGTCACTGGAGCCAGTTCGGGGATCGGGAGTGCGACGGCACACGCGCTCGCGCGCGATGGGGCGGACGTCGCACTCGCTGCACGACGGGAGGCGAAGTTGGAAGAACTCGCCGACGACCTCGAAACCGATCACGGCGCTACGACCCTCGTCGCGCCGACCGACGTGACCGAGGAGGACGCGGTCGCGGAGCTGATCGACGGGACGGTCGACGCGTTCGGCGGCCTCGATATCCTCGTCAACAACGCCGGCCTCGCGCGCGGATCGGCTGTCGAAGAGCTCTCGACCGAGGAGTACCGCACCATGATGGGCGTCAACGTCGACGGGTGTTTCTTCACGACGCGCGCGGCGCTCCCACATCTCCGGGCATCCGAGGGAAACCTGATCTTCGTCGGGAGCTTCGCGGGACAGTACCCCCGTCCGTTCAACCCGGTCTACGCAGCCACGAAGTGGTGGGTCCGTGGGTTCGCCCATAGCGTCGCCGGCGCGGTCGGGGAGGCGGGCGTCGGCGTCACTGTGGTCAACCCCTCGGAGGTGCGGACGGAGTTCGGCGACGACGAGAGTTTCGAAGAGCGGTTCGACGAGGGTGAGGTCACCGAACCCGACGAGATCGCCGACGCGATCGCGTTCGCCGCGCGCCAGGATCGCTCGACGGTGAGCGAACTCGACCTCTTCCGACGCGACAAGCTCAGCGACTTCTGAGTTCGACTGCGAGCGCGGCGGCGGGGTCGGCCGGTCCGCGGACGTATCTCGTGGGATCGCGCTCGACCGCGAAAGCGTGGATCGTGACCACCAGCCGCTCGGAATCGAGCGTCGCGCGCAGGACGGGACCGACGCTCGTGACCGCGACGTACGGCGGCGCGGCGACCGGCTGTGCCGGGAGTTCCTCGTCGAGCGCGTCGACGGCCCCTGCAAGCGCCGCCGGCAGACGATCGAGCACACCCGCACGATCGAGCGCACGTTGGAACGGATCGACCACCGCCGCCCGGTCGGTCGTCACCGCACCGTCCCACGAGTCGGCGACGGCGTCGGCACACGCTAGGACGGTGTCGAGCAGGTCGGCGTGCGCGTCGAGGAGATACTCGCGAACGGTGACCGCCCCGGACATCGCTCGCTGGCTCACTCCGTGGACGCAGCGGCGCAGTTGTTCGGCCCGAGTTCGAGTTCGAACGCGGTCTCGTCGTCGGTTTGTTCCCGTCCGCGGTTGATCGCGACGATGCGTTCGTGGTTCGCCGGCCGCGGCCCCATCCGGTCGAGCACCCGCTCGACGAACCGCTCGCGATCGAGTGAGAACACGGGAAGTCGATCGCGGAGGTCACCGAGCCGCGCGGTGTACGCACCGCCAGCTTCCGGCTGCTCAGACGGACCGTGGTGGCCTGGCGCGACGAGCAAGTCGTCGTCGAGCGCGTCGAATCGCTCAGTCAGCGTGTCGTGGAGCGTCCCCGCGAGGTCATGCGCGCCGTCGGCACCGGCTTCGAGGTCCGGCCGCGGAACGCCGTCGAGAAACAGCGAGTCGCCAGTCAGCAGGGCGTCGCCGGCCCGGAACGCGAACGCGCCCGAGGTGTGGCCCGGTGCGGCGATCGCTTCGATCACCGTGTCGCCGAACGCGAGTGCTTCGCCGTCGGCGACCGTCGTGACGCCGTCGACGCCGCGTGCGGCGGCAGGCTCGGGAAGGATCGGCTCCGCCCCGGTTTCGGCTGCGAGCCGTCGAACGCCGCTCACGTGATCGGCGTGGAGATGGGTGTCGATCGCGTAGCGGAGGTCGACCCTGCGGTCCGCCGCATCCGCGGCGTACCGATCGACGAACGTCCGGAGCGGGTCGATCACTGCCGCCTCGCCGCCGGCGTGGACGAGATACGCAAGGCAGCCGCTGGAGGGGCGGCGGTACTGGACGACCGTCGCGGGCCCCTCGACATCGATCTCGTCCGCGTGATAGACCCGCGCCCAGCCCGTCATCCCCTCGACGAGGTTGCGGGCCGCGACGCCCGCCTCGGCGAGCAGGTCGGCAACGTGATCGCTCGCCTCGCCGCGGCCACAGACCACCGTGATCGGCTCGTCGAGTTCGAGATCGGCGGCGAGGTCGTCGACTCCGCCGGTGACCTCGGCCTGAAGGAATCGGGCGTAGGGAACGTGCTCGCGCTCGATCGACGGCCCCTCGATGGCCCACGACGCGACTTCGTCGCGGTCGCGGACGTCGAGTAGCGCCACCGGCTCCCCGGCGTCGATGGCGCGCGCGAGTGCAGCGGGGGCGATCGCGTCCGTCTCCGGTGTGGAGTCGGACTCGGACGTGGCGTCGCTCATGGATACGGTACGCACTCGTCGGGGATAAGCGCACCCGGGACAGCACTAAGTGTCAGCCGAAGGATGGTGATGCATGGACGGCGAGACCCTGATCGACGACGTGCGGGACGCGAAGGCGACCCGGCTCGATCGGCTCGGCGGGACCAAGTGGCTGCTCGCGGCGACGGGGGCCGACCTCGAAACCGAGCGCGTCCTCCGGGTGGCGGCAGCGAGCGAGGCGGCCGCGGCTACGACGTTCGAGCAGTGGGCCGACGACGAGGGAAGCGATCGGGCGCGCGAGGCGTTCGCATCGGTCGCGGCGCTCGAACGCGACCACGCGGCCCGGGTCACGGACCACCTCGACGAAGATCCCGAGTCGGGGGCCGACCCCGAACCGGACGCCGCGCCTAGCGCGCTCCACGAGCACCTCCGAAGCCTCGACGACACCTCCAAGCGCGTCGGTGCGGGCCTCGTCGGACGGCCGCTCGTGAGCGATCGTACCACCGTCCAGATCGTGAGCTTCTTCGTCAACGAGGCGGACGAGCGCCGTGCCGATCTCTTTCGAGAACTCCGAACCGAAACCGGCGAACTTCTCGACGAGGGGGCGACGGTGCTCGATGCGGTCTGCACCACGGACGACGACTGGGAGCGCGCCTGCGAGGCCGCCACGGGGACGATCGACGTCGCGTACGACGAGTTCGCGGGTGATCTCGACGCGATGGGGCTCGATCCACGCTCGATCTGCTGAGTCGTGCCGTCGCAGGCGCGGAGGACTGCCGAGAGCGGAGCGTGTCTCAGATCGAAAACTCGTAGAGGTCGTCGCCGACGTGGTGGACCGACGCGACGACCTTCCCCGAATCCCCGTCCATCTCGGTGCCGTCGACGAGCGCACGTCCGATCGCGAGCGCTTTGCCATGGGCCTCTTCGACGATCACGACGTGCTGGTTCGCCTCGATTCCGGGATCGGCTTCGGTGATGCCTGGCCGCATCACGTCCGCACCGTCGGAGACGAACGAGATCGCGCCGGTGTCGACGGTGACGACGCCCGTCTCGGGCGGGTGGGCGTTCGCGCCGCGCACCGTGAGAAAGGGGTCGTCGTCGAGATAGATCACGAGCGGCTCGCCGTCGACGAGGACGAGGTCACGATCGCTTTCGGCGAACTCGACGCGCTCGTAGGTGTCACCAGCGAGATCGACGCCGAGCCGATCGGCGAGCGTCCGCTCGATCTCGTCGACCGCGTCGCTTCTGAGGTGGTGTCGGGATCTGACCTGCATACCCTCCCCTGCCGACCGGCGGGGATAAATCGTGCGCCAGCGACGCGGACACAACTCGGATACGACAGCGTACCGACGCGAAGAGGTAAGTGCGCGGGCGTCGAAGACGATCGTATGTGGGGGTCCCGGCGCACCCGGGAGAGCAAGACGGTCACCTGTATTGCGTGCGGCGGCTCGGTCCGGCGCTCGGAGGCGCGCGAGTACGACAAGCACGGCGACCGATGGGAACGCACAGGAAAAGAGTTCGAACACCTCTGCAAGGACTGTTATCGGGATCTCTGCCACCAGCCGCGCGACGATCTCGAAGCCCTGCTCGTCGAGATCCACGCCATCGAGGGGACCGCGTCGCAGACCGCGTTCCTCCGGCGATACGACGAGATCGTTGAGGAACGCTACGGCCCGCTCGAAGAGCGCGAGCGCTGATCGCGGCTCGCCGTTCTCTCCCCTGTCGTGCACGCGTCCCTGCAACCGCGCTGCCAGAACGACTAATTGTTGGCTTCCCGTAGCCCGGTCATGAGCGATCAAGCAGCCGCCGGCACCACCGAGGGCCAGGGACCGGTCGAGATCGACGAGGAACTCGCCCGCCACCTCGAGAACAAGCGTGAGGAGCTGTTCGAGAAGTTCGAGATCCGCGACGAGTTCCCCGACGCGGTGCTCGAAGAGGCCGAAGCCCGCACCGAGGGCGTCGAGAGCGAAATCGACGCCGAACTCGACGATCGCCGGGATCTCCGCGATCTGACGACGTGGACCACCGACCCGGTCGACGCACGCGACTTCGACGACGCACTCAGTATCGAGAAGGGTGAGGAGGAGTTCGTACTCCACGTCCACATCGCGGACGTGACCCACTACGTCCACCCCGAGAGCGAGATGTGGGCCGAGGCGGTCGAGCGTGCCAACACGGTGTATCTGCCCGATCACACCGTCCACATGCTGCCCGCGACGCTCGCCGAAACGGTTTGTTCGCTCGTGCCCGACGAGGACAGATTAGCTCACACCGTCGAGATGCATCTCGATCGCGAGACCCTCTCCTTCGAGTCGATCGACATCTACAAATCGGTGATCCGGAGCGACGAACGACTCACGTATACGCAGGCCGAGCGCCGGCTCGACGATCCCGAGAGTGCGCTTCACGAGGAGAGTTCTCTAGTGTTCGAACTCGCCGACCGCCTCCACGAGCAGCGCAAGGAGGACGGTTCCCTCGTTCTCAATCCGCGCCGGGACCGCGCCCACACCATCATCGAAGAATGCATGCTGAAGGCGAACAAGGCCGTGACTCACGAGCTGATGTGGAACCGAGGGGTCGAGGCGATGTACCGCGTCCATCCCCAGCCCTCGCCCGACCAGTGGGACGACGCGCTCCAAGAGATCCAGGAGCTCGACGGTGTGTCGATCCCTGGCGACGCGTGGGGCGACGATCCCCGGATCGCGGTGAATGCCACCCTGGAGGAGGCCCCCGAGCGACAGTTGGGAAAGATCCAGTATGCCGTGATGAAGGTAATGCCCCGTGCCCGCTATATGAACGACCCCTTCGGCGGGCATCACGCGCTCAACTTCGATATTTATGGGCACTTCACCAGCCCGATCCGGCGACTCTCGGATCTCGTGAACC is drawn from Halococcus saccharolyticus DSM 5350 and contains these coding sequences:
- a CDS encoding SDR family oxidoreductase → MAADQPLAGHAAIVTGASSGIGSATAHALARDGADVALAARREAKLEELADDLETDHGATTLVAPTDVTEEDAVAELIDGTVDAFGGLDILVNNAGLARGSAVEELSTEEYRTMMGVNVDGCFFTTRAALPHLRASEGNLIFVGSFAGQYPRPFNPVYAATKWWVRGFAHSVAGAVGEAGVGVTVVNPSEVRTEFGDDESFEERFDEGEVTEPDEIADAIAFAARQDRSTVSELDLFRRDKLSDF
- a CDS encoding MBL fold metallo-hydrolase; the encoded protein is MSDATSESDSTPETDAIAPAALARAIDAGEPVALLDVRDRDEVASWAIEGPSIEREHVPYARFLQAEVTGGVDDLAADLELDEPITVVCGRGEASDHVADLLAEAGVAARNLVEGMTGWARVYHADEIDVEGPATVVQYRRPSSGCLAYLVHAGGEAAVIDPLRTFVDRYAADAADRRVDLRYAIDTHLHADHVSGVRRLAAETGAEPILPEPAAARGVDGVTTVADGEALAFGDTVIEAIAAPGHTSGAFAFRAGDALLTGDSLFLDGVPRPDLEAGADGAHDLAGTLHDTLTERFDALDDDLLVAPGHHGPSEQPEAGGAYTARLGDLRDRLPVFSLDRERFVERVLDRMGPRPANHERIVAINRGREQTDDETAFELELGPNNCAAASTE
- a CDS encoding RNA-binding protein, producing MQVRSRHHLRSDAVDEIERTLADRLGVDLAGDTYERVEFAESDRDLVLVDGEPLVIYLDDDPFLTVRGANAHPPETGVVTVDTGAISFVSDGADVMRPGITEADPGIEANQHVVIVEEAHGKALAIGRALVDGTEMDGDSGKVVASVHHVGDDLYEFSI
- a CDS encoding DUF7562 family protein; this translates as MWGSRRTRESKTVTCIACGGSVRRSEAREYDKHGDRWERTGKEFEHLCKDCYRDLCHQPRDDLEALLVEIHAIEGTASQTAFLRRYDEIVEERYGPLEERER
- a CDS encoding ribonuclease catalytic domain-containing protein yields the protein MSDQAAAGTTEGQGPVEIDEELARHLENKREELFEKFEIRDEFPDAVLEEAEARTEGVESEIDAELDDRRDLRDLTTWTTDPVDARDFDDALSIEKGEEEFVLHVHIADVTHYVHPESEMWAEAVERANTVYLPDHTVHMLPATLAETVCSLVPDEDRLAHTVEMHLDRETLSFESIDIYKSVIRSDERLTYTQAERRLDDPESALHEESSLVFELADRLHEQRKEDGSLVLNPRRDRAHTIIEECMLKANKAVTHELMWNRGVEAMYRVHPQPSPDQWDDALQEIQELDGVSIPGDAWGDDPRIAVNATLEEAPERQLGKIQYAVMKVMPRARYMNDPFGGHHALNFDIYGHFTSPIRRLSDLVNHWIVHANDVPENLLQLCDHASDQQQAGEKCEREYKQFLEEVGLDADAVNNRGIEVVEETDAE